The window CCGGGCCGGGCACCCCCGTGGCCGGGCGCACGCACCGCCGCTTCGTATGCTCAGGGCATGACCGAGAGCAACGCGCTTGACCCCGAGGACCGCAAGATCGTCACCCTGGCCCGTTCCGCGCGGGCCCGCAACGGCGTGCCGGAGGGGGCGGCCGTACGGGACGACACCGGGCGTACGTACGTCGCTGGGTCCGTGGAGCTCGCCTCGCTGAGGCTGAGCGCGCTGCGCACGGCCGTCGCGATGGCCGTGGCGTCGGGAGCGCGGTCCCTGGAGGCGGCGGCGGTGGTGAGCGACGCGGAGGCCGTGGCGGCCGAGGACCTGGCCGCCGTCGCCGATCTCGGCGGCGCCGGGACGCCCGTCCTGCTCGCCTCGGCCGACGGGACCGTCCGGGCCACCGTCTCCGCCGGCTGACGCCGGGCGGGACCGAACGACAGGTCGGCCGGATTTCAACCTTGCCGTCGCCCGGCCCTCGCGCATCAATGAAGCCGTAAGTTCCGACGATCCGTCAGATCCGCACCGCCGTGCCGGGTGCCCGCATCCGCCCGCCCGGCCTGCCGCTCGTCGGCGCACCTTCCGACCATCCCCACATGGCATCCCCACAGGGAAGGGAAGCGGATCCCCATGAGAGGCACACGCACGGCAACGGGTGCGGCGCTGGCGGCCGGGGCCCTCGCGGTCACCGGACTCGCCTTCGCGCCCACCGCGGCGGCCGTCACCCCCCAGACGGCGACCATCACCGCGAGCTGCGGCTTCTTCGGCGGTGGCGCGGCCACGCTCACCGCCACGCAGAACGGCACGTCGGCCACCATCACCCTCACCTCCACCGCGATCAGCGCGCCGGTCGCGGTCGCGCCGGACTCGATCTCCTCCACGCTCACCCTGGCCAGGGCGGGCGGCGGCGGCGTCGTGTTCAGCGGGACGAAGAACCCGGCCATGAACACCGGCGACCCGGTCAGTGTCGGCCCGCTGCCGGGCACCGTCGCCGCCGGGGACGCCCTGGACGCCTACGGCGGCTCACTGAAGATGGTGATCTTCGGGATCACCGTGACCTGCAAGGCGAACGCCCCGCAGGCGCCCGGCCCGTTCGTCTTCGACTGAGCGGTCCGTACCGGGTGAGCGATCTGTTCCGGATGCCGCAGAAACTGATGATCCGTCAGATTTCTGCGGCATCTCCATTGACTTCTCACCCCCGCTCCACATCAATGCCCCCTGTCGGCGCAGATGAGCCGCTGCGCCAGCAACCCTCAGGAGGGGGCCCATGGGTCCGACACCCCGAAGAACCCGACGGTGGCGCTGGGCGTCGCTGTTCGGGGCGACCGCCCTCGCGGTCACCGCGGGCGGCGCGCTGGCCTGTCCGGCCGGTGCCGCCGGTGCGAACGTGGACTTCGCCACGCACTGCATCCCGCCCGCCGTCTCCGGCCTGCCGCCGATCGACGGCACCACCACCGCGAGCGTGTCGGTGGACAACACCAAGCCCAAGGTGGGCGACACGGTCACCGTGACCTACACGGTGGTCACCCCCGCCGCCGGCAACCCCACCGACCTGGCCCTCCCGGCCGACATCATGACCCCGACCGGCAAGGTCGCGCTCGGCGGCGCCCAGACCGGGTCCGTCACGGTCGCCGGGCCGAAGAAGAACACCCCGG of the Streptomyces sp. 1222.5 genome contains:
- a CDS encoding cytidine deaminase gives rise to the protein MTESNALDPEDRKIVTLARSARARNGVPEGAAVRDDTGRTYVAGSVELASLRLSALRTAVAMAVASGARSLEAAAVVSDAEAVAAEDLAAVADLGGAGTPVLLASADGTVRATVSAG